A window of Rhizobium sp. CC-YZS058 genomic DNA:
CCTTGTCGGCAGCAATCTCGATGCCGCCGCGGCGAAATATGGTCACAAGGAAAAGGAGGGCAACGCCCCTTGGACCTTCGCCGCCAAGGTCTCCGGAACCGTGGTGAAGGCCGAGACGAAATCCCGCGCCGCCTATCTCGACACCGATGTCGATGGCGACGGCAAGGCGGATGTGCGCGTCCAGATCGGCCCGGTCATCAAGGGAACCGCCATTCGCGACAGCCTCGACTTCGTCAATTTCAACCAGTTCAAGAACCAGATCCAGTGGGCCGAATTCGGCAAGGCCTTCAATGCGCATGCCAATGAAACCCTGCTGCAGGCGTTGCCGCGCGAGGGGCTGGAAGGCAAGAGGATCGACGCCATCGGCGCCTACCCGCTGCCCGCCTCCGGCCAGCTGCCGCTTCTAACTCCCGTCACGATCACGATCGGCGGCTGAGATGGCAAGCGTGGCACCGACAGCGCCCGGCGCTCAAGACGACATCATCCTTCGCCTCGAGGACGTGACCAAGGTCTATTCCGGCATTGTCGCGGTCAAGCATGCCAATCTGGCGCTGCGACGCGGCGCGGTGAATGTGCTGGTCGGCGAGAACGGGGCTGGCAAATCGACGCTGATGCGGATGATCGCCGGCGTGGAACGCCCCTCGCTCGGCCGCATCCTGCTGGAAGGCGAGGAGGTGGAGTTCCACTCGCCGGCGGATGCGCAGAAACACGGCATCGGGATGGTGTTTCAGGAGCTGAACCTGTTCGGCAATCTCTCCGTCGCCGAAAACATCTTCGCCACCCGCGAGATCACCCGGGGTCTGGCCGGCATCGACCACAAGGCGCAGATCGAAAAGGCCAACCAGTTCCTGAACCGGCTCGATGCGGGAATTCATGCCGAGACCATGGTGGAAGACCTGCCGATCGGCCAGCAGCAGCTGGTGGAGATCGCCAAGGCCATCTCGCTCGATACCCGGATTCTGATCCTCGATGAGCCGACCTCCGCTCTTTCCGCCGCCGAGGTCGACATTCTCTTCAAGGTCATCGGCGAGCTGAAGGCGCAAGGTGTGGCGATCGTCTACATCTCGCACCGCCTCGAAGAGCTGATGCGCATCGGCGACTACATCACCGTGCTGCGCGACGGGCAAATCACCGGCCAGGCGCTGGTAAAGGACATCGATACGCGCTGGATCGTGCGCTCGATGATCGGCTCGGACGCCAAGGATTTCGCAAAGTCGCTCGATCACACGGTCGGCGGCGAGGCCTTCCGCGCCGAAGACATCTCGCTTGCGCGGCGCACCGGCGGCCTTGCCGTCGATCATCTGTCGATCTCGGTTCGTGCCGGCGAGGTACTCGGCATCTATGGCCTGATGGGGGCCGGCCGCAGCGAGTTTTTCGAATGCGTCATGGGCCAGCACGCCCATTCCACCGGCCGCATCTTCATCGAGGGCCAGGAGGTGATCGAGCGCGATACGCCGTCGCG
This region includes:
- a CDS encoding DUF2291 family protein, yielding MPRFPAASLLLALGLALTGCKIIKTPTAEEAAEEKSGGFNPTRQASELWGPKVVPYLTNRAGPFADVASLVGSNLDAAAAKYGHKEKEGNAPWTFAAKVSGTVVKAETKSRAAYLDTDVDGDGKADVRVQIGPVIKGTAIRDSLDFVNFNQFKNQIQWAEFGKAFNAHANETLLQALPREGLEGKRIDAIGAYPLPASGQLPLLTPVTITIGG
- a CDS encoding sugar ABC transporter ATP-binding protein, translating into MASVAPTAPGAQDDIILRLEDVTKVYSGIVAVKHANLALRRGAVNVLVGENGAGKSTLMRMIAGVERPSLGRILLEGEEVEFHSPADAQKHGIGMVFQELNLFGNLSVAENIFATREITRGLAGIDHKAQIEKANQFLNRLDAGIHAETMVEDLPIGQQQLVEIAKAISLDTRILILDEPTSALSAAEVDILFKVIGELKAQGVAIVYISHRLEELMRIGDYITVLRDGQITGQALVKDIDTRWIVRSMIGSDAKDFAKSLDHTVGGEAFRAEDISLARRTGGLAVDHLSISVRAGEVLGIYGLMGAGRSEFFECVMGQHAHSTGRIFIEGQEVIERDTPSRIKRGLALIPEDRQREGLVQVLSIAANLTLASLDRFVRFGFHIKGEREKAAISHAIRDLAIKAPNPDFDVTSMSGGNQQKVVIGKALMTSPKVLLMDEPSRGIDVGAKADVFRTMRRLAGEGLAILFSTSDLEEVMALSDRIAVMSNGRITTILDRAEASEDAIVKAASVGHKSTQSSEGRTP